Genomic segment of Populus nigra chromosome 6, ddPopNigr1.1, whole genome shotgun sequence:
AAACATGGTGATTGTGGAGTTAgattaattagtgattttgtgGTTTGCTACAGCTATCATAGAATAAGGATAGAGAGTTGTGAATGGCTGTACTTTTCTTTCATGTTCTTCAGCTTTAAAGATGTGTTTTCCTCTCCCAtcgaagaaggaaaaaaaattgtacctTCATTACTTGTTCCTACCTGACTTGAACAATGAACCTTCTGTTAAATTTAGCCTTTTCTggctttcaaaataaaaagaaaaaaccaaattcgTTTTTTTCTGCAACCTATTGCTTGCTCGATAATTTAGTCTACCCTCAATCATTCGTTTTATGTACTCTCTGACTCTATGAAATGTCATGCTACAGGTTCTGGATTGTGTATTGGGACATAATGAAGCATTATTTAGACGGGCACAATTAAAAGCCCTTGTTTCCATCCACGGCTTGGAGgtaaattaaaatgtaaaatacatatatataacaaGTTAATCAACCTAAAAAATGTGTCAAGATTTCCAAATCTATGGAAGTATTAGTATATCcttatttccttttccttttctcctttgCAATGTAACATCTTTCTTGATACATCTAGGCTGGCAAGGGTGGTGAACTCACACATGATGAGACAACAATTATTAGTGGGGCACTAGATTTGACCGAAAAGGTATACACCATCTGAAATTGGCatctattttttccttttgtttgccATTCTTCACTGGCAAATTTTGATATTGGTcattttgttttgcataaacCGTCATGGAtggtacatatttttttatctttttgttgcaTTCTCACAAATTCAGATGCGTGAACATGTACTAGTTAGGCACATGGGATCACTTCATCTGAAATTTGATGCTTTGATTTGGGTTGGGGGGTGTGGTGGGGTGGAGTCTTCAGTAGTCATTTGTATTTTGCTTTTTTGCTTGCACTTCTTGAAAAGCATTGAGAGCTTCCCTATTTAAGTTGATTTCTAAGCTGGAATTTTGATCATTTCCAGAAGTCAAATAAATTCAGagaaaccccccccccccccccctcattCCCTGTTTTGATTGACACTccctcacttttttttaatctaatgcTTGAATTATGTGATGTTTAGATTGACACACTTACACTCTTCCATCAATTCCAtccattttatttgtttgtcaaATGACATGTGAAAATCACACTTATCCCCCCAGCTAGCTAAATTATTGTTATGTCAAGCAAAAATCTATTACTTTCATTGTCACATCTATGTTCTTCTTCCCTTGCATTTTAGTCCACATCATAGAGAATATAATTATACTCAATACCCATTTATCTCAATTGTTacccttttaaaaaactaaactcagatctgaaacaaactaaaataccTATATTTACATACACAAACAATTGGATATGTAAGCAAAAAGAAGTTACACCAAGAACCAAATTCGACAACTCATGAATGAAACACAAGAGAGATAATAAGATgccagtaaaaaaaagaatttttttttttctattggggTTTTCAAATATTTGGAGTCATGTTGGTGCTTTAGTGTGTTTCCATGACAGAAAATGggattttcaaatttatatcattttatgaTTAAGAATTTTGAGTTTGAAGTGATGAAAAATTTGGAGATGCAAAACTAGTgaggtttcttgattttttattttcatttttaattcatttcatcCCCCGTTCCtacaattatctttttttttaatggatataATCATATAGTTGTGAGAAAATTTAATGCAAGGTGAAGGCGGTTTTGATCAGTCCTTGGTTATAATATTAGGCAAATCATCTAATTATGTGTTTGGttgttgctttatttttcttaagtcAATCAACTCAAGTTTTAAGGTTAACTAAAGAAACATGTGATATTTAATGATTGTTTGTACCAAACATCGAAGAAGGGGTCCTATTCCAAATGCCTCATAGTTCAAGTATCTAAatgaagtagaaaaataattggtGGGATGGGGGAGGGGAGTGTGCAGATTCGCCAATAAATTCACAAAGTGTCTTATTTCATTATCATTCCATGCCCAAGTTAAATATGTGAGATTGTCTTTCAGCTTGCATCTTAAAGTAATGTTTTATGTTTCATTTATAAACTTGAACAGACTGCTGAAGAGGCTATGACACCTATTGAATCAACTTTCTCCCTAGATGTCAATTCAAAGTTGGACTGGTAAGTTCTGCTCAGTTGTTCATGAATTATTCCTATTGCCATGGCATTTTCACTTTCTTATGTTTCACTTAAACAATTGGATGAACTTgtgtttatatatttgtttaataatgCTTGTAACTTAGGGAGGCAATGGGAAAAGTTCTTGCACGCGGTCATAGCAGAGTTCCTGTATATTCTGGGAAtccaaaaaatatcattggacTACTTTTGGTGGGTTTtgtattttatagattttttttcaaattgaagtgTTATATTATATTGGGGAAACTTATTAATATCACCTTATACATTATATCATTTATCAATCATAcccttccataaaaaaaatgcattgtcACCGTTAGTCTGTTCTTATTCTCTAGCACACCCCTCAAACATTTTTTGGTAAAATCAATGGTCACATGCACAACACTTGATTGATTTCTTGATGGAAGAATGGTTGACAGATGGTGTAATATATAAAGTCATATTGATAGGTTTCTCCTATTATATGTGCTACTCTGGTTTTCGAATTAACTGATTTGCATGtggctgtttttatttttgttggaatTAGGTGAAAAGCCTTCTCACTGTTCGACCTGAAACAGAGACCCCAGTTAGTGCAGTTTCAATCCGAAGAATTCCACggtgttcattttttttttctctatatttttctgttttccttCGCTAACGAAGTACAGAATATGTGCTAAGTATTTGTCTGTGGAAATTTCTCCAGGGTTCCATCTGATATGCCTCTGTATGATATACTGAATGAGTTTCAAAAGGGTAGCAGTCATATGGCAGCTGTTGTGAAGGCCAAGGGGAAAAGCAAGGCTCTTCCACCAACAATTGATGGGGAAGAACATGAAGGAAACAAAGTAACTGGCAAAGAGTCCCAATTGACTACTCCATTGTTGTCCATGCCAAATGAGAAGTTAGATAGCGTTGTTGTGGATATGGATAGGGTTTCAAGGCCAAGTAGGCAGCCTTCTTTACAGCGTAATGATGCTTCAATTAAAGGAATGACCCTGCTATCAGAGGACATTGAAGATGGTGAAGTAATTGGTATCATCACCCTAGAAGATGTATTTGAAGAACTTCTGCAGGTAAATCAGAGACCCTTGctatcttttttcctttcagtTCTAGGATCCAAGTAATCATTGCCAAGCATGCTAATAGTCTTAATGCAGGAGGAGATTGTGGATGAAACAGATGAATATGTAGATGTACATAAAAGGTATTTTGGAGTTGATCCAGCTAGAAATTTAGTTTTGGTTCCCAAAGATGGCCAAAAAGTTGACAGTTTCTCTTCTAAATTATTCTGCAGAATCCGTGTGGCTGCAGCTGCAGCTGCTTCATCTGTGGCGCGGGCACCATCAAGTCGAAGGTTAACAGCCAATAAGGGAGCTGTAAGTGAAAATCATGTCTTGGGCATTTTCTCTTTGTACTGAATTCTATTGTATGCTTCATCTATAATCCCAAACATGTTCAGTGATTGTAGTACAACAACCTGAAAACTGCTTCACATGTACACGTTTGCAAAATCAATAGTGGTTCGTCATTCTGAAATTTATATCCAACAAATACACCCAATTCCGCAGATCTAAGTATCCTACTGGTTTTACTCTTGTTGCTTAGCCTTGAGATATCTTCATTTCTTTCAATACCCAAATGAATTCTTCAAGTGATGGTTTTCAATATCCAAATGAATTCTTCAAGTGATGGTAGAGTGATTTGTCTCTTTTTATAATTCCCAGGGAGGCCACCAAAGTAAGCCGGGGCA
This window contains:
- the LOC133697922 gene encoding DUF21 domain-containing protein At4g14240-like; its protein translation is MQLLNAVMATRMLTELGGQSNGDEIPFGSFSWFAYAGISCFLVLFAGIMSGLTLGLMSLGLVDLEILQRSGTSTEKKQAAAILPVVQKQHQLLVTLLLCNAASMEALPIYLDKLFNQYVAIILSVTFVLAFGEVIPQSICTRYGLAVGANFVWLVRILMILCYPISYPIGKVLDCVLGHNEALFRRAQLKALVSIHGLEAGKGGELTHDETTIISGALDLTEKTAEEAMTPIESTFSLDVNSKLDWEAMGKVLARGHSRVPVYSGNPKNIIGLLLVKSLLTVRPETETPVSAVSIRRIPRVPSDMPLYDILNEFQKGSSHMAAVVKAKGKSKALPPTIDGEEHEGNKVTGKESQLTTPLLSMPNEKLDSVVVDMDRVSRPSRQPSLQRNDASIKGMTLLSEDIEDGEVIGIITLEDVFEELLQEEIVDETDEYVDVHKRIRVAAAAAASSVARAPSSRRLTANKGAGGHQSKPGQTLKKSENDSSATRLQGTAGEPFLGNKR